The region TATTGAACTCTAACTGCTGATGAAGCGATTTGAGCACTTTACTTGAAGCGATTCTTAAATTGTTGCATATGAAGCCAGGTTGCGGATTTCCCTGTCCATAAGGTTCAAATTGTTCAAGTATTTTCAGGAGTTCATTATCAATATCATCGGGGTTCAAAATCCCCAGATTTTCATTCGGCTCTTTTTCTTCAGTTTCAGGCATTTCAAAATCCTTGAGAGCCTCAAAGAATGGCTCTAAGTTCTTTTGTTCTAACTGAAGTCCGATGGCTTTGGCGTGTCCTCCAAATTGTGTAAAAAATCTTGAATGAGCATTGAGTGCTTCAATCAAATTGATATTTCCATAGCTACGAGCACTTCCTTTGAGTTTGTCGTCTTTTTGATTCAATACGATTGCAGGTCTATTGTAGTTTTGAGAAAGATTTGCTGCAACAATACCTAACACTCCCTCGTGCCAATCTTTTCCATAGGCAATCACGCAGTTTTTTCCGACTAAGGAGGTATTTTTGGCGAGTTCCAAAATATTTTGAGCAGTCATTTTTCTCTCTTGATTGAGTCTGTTTAAGTCTTGATATAGTTTTTGTGCGATTTCTTTATCTTTTTCAAGGAAAAATTTTGCGGCCAGATTTCCATCCCCCATTCTACCAGCGCTGTTGATGAGAGGGGCTATAGAGTAGGCAATGTCTTGAGCGGTAATGTTTTTTGTTTTCAATCCGTTTTTGAGTATTTGATTAGGAATTGCATCAGATTCGATAAATTTTTTCAGACCTGTTTTAACCAAAAGTTTATTGATTTTTACAAGTGGCATCATATCAGCAATCGTTGCAATACAGACTAAATCAAGCAATGAAACCAAAGAGATCTCTAATCCCATTTTTATCTTGATAGCATTGCATAAATACCAAGACAATGTGGCACCACAAACTTCTTTTTGAGGAAAATTACAATCAGTTTGTTGGGGATTAATGATTGCATCAGCTTCAGGAAGAATGTCTTTAAGGGTATGATGATCGGTAATGATAAAAGAAATTTTATTTTTTTTGCAATATTCCCCAGTTTCAAATGCACTGATGCCATTATCAACGGTAATGACAATGTCGGCGGGATTTTTTTCCACAATAGTTTTGCTGATTCCATAACCGTCGCTAAAGCGATTGGGAATAATATAGCTGATGTTTTGATAGCCGATGATATCAAAAAATCGCATCATAATTACGCAAGATGTGATGCCATCAACATCATAATCTCCCACAACTAAGATTTTTCGATTGTTTTTTATGCCTTCTGATATGATGGTAGCAGCAATTTGAGCATCTTTGAATTCATAAGGGTGGGGGAGTTGTTTGAGAGATGTAAATGCATCGTCTTTAAATCTTTGGGCTAAAATATTTTCCACTTCCTGTTTGCTCAAGAAATTCATTTGTTTTGAAATTCCAAAGATTTTTTAACGAATTCTAAGATAATAGGGTTGGGGTTTTGTAACCTTGAGGTAAATTCAGGATGGAACTGCACACCGACGAAAAATGGATGATTGCTAATTTCTACAGCTTCGATCAGTCCATTTGAAGATTCCCCGCTGATAATCATCCCGTTTTTTTCAAGATCTTTTCTATATTTGGGATTGGCTTCATATCGGTGTCGGTGACGCTCTTTGATGATAGGTCGTTCACTATAGGCTTTGGATAGTTTTGTGCCTTGTTTGATTTTGCATTCGTATTCGCCTAGTCTCATCGTCCCCCCCATAGGTGATTGATGGGTGCGAATTTGTTCTTTTCCCTGTTGGTCAATAAAGTCTTCAATCAAGTAGATAAAAGGATTTTTTGTATCGGGCTGAAACTCTGTGGAGTCAGCGTCTTTGATTCCCAATACATTTCTAGCAAACTCGACAATAGAAAGCTGCATTCCCAAACAAATCCCTAAGAAAGGTATCTTTTTTTCCCTTGCATATTTGATAGCTTCAATTTTGCCTTTTACGCCTCTTTCCCCAAATCCACCTGGAATGAGTATGCCATCGACATCATCAAGAGTAAAAAGAGTCTCTAAAGAGAGATTTTCGCTGTCTATCCATTTTATATTTACACGCGTATCGGTATTTGCTCCTGCGTGTGTAAGGGCTTCTGTGAGGGATTTATAGGATTCTTTGAGAGTGAGGTATTTGCCGACAAAGCCAATGGTGATGGAGTCTTTAGGGGAAATGATTTTTTTGACCAATATATCCCATTCATCCATTTTTGGTTTTAACTCACCGAGCTTGAAGCGTCTTGCAATCGGGGTGAGAATATCCTCTTTTAAGAAATTGATCGGGCATTTATAAATACTTTCGGCATCTTCAGCCACAATCACGCTATCATCATCTACATCGCAACTCAAGGCAAGCTTTTTTTTCAATTCTTTGCTTAAAGGTTTTTCGCAACGCGCTAAAATAATTTGTGGAGAAATGCCGATACGCCTGAGTTCTTGGACAGAATGTTGTGTCGGTTTTGTTTTTAACTCTCCGGCTGCCTTGATTAGAGGGATAAGCGTTACGTGAATACTAATGACAAGATCATTTCCAAGTTCGTGCTTCATTTGTCTCATCGCTTCCAAATAGGGCATTCCTTCCATATCTCCAACCGTTCCCCCTAGCTCAACGACCAAAAAATCACTCCCTGAGCCTGCGATCTTGATTCTGTTTTTTATTTCATCTACAATATGAGGTACGATTTGAATGGTTTTTCCTAGATATTTACCATGTCTTTCATTTTCGATGACAGAGAGATAGATTTGCCCTGTTGTAAAGTTGTTTTGCTTGGAGAAATCTTTATTCAAAAATCTCTCATAATGTCCAATGTCAAGGTCAGTTTCAGCCCCATCAAAAGTGACAAATACTTCCCCGTGCTCTAAGGGACTCATTGTGCCAGGATCTACATTGATATAGGGATCGATTTTTAAAATGGAAACCTGATGCCCCGAATGTTTTAGCAGCGTTGCGATTGAAGAGGAAGAAATACCCTTTCCAAGAGAGCTTAATACGCCTCCTGTGACGAATATATATTTTGTTTGTTTCATCGTTGTTCCCAAATATTTTTTCGATATCTTAATCAAAATGGAGTTAAAAGTGATTTAATTTCGGATAGATTTATGCTTTTAATGTAGAATTCGTCCCATTTTAAAAATTTTAAAAAATATTGGGTGATGAGATGCTTTATTTATCGGGATTGATATTTATTATTTTTTACACGCTCCCAAGCCTTGTGTTGGCTTATTTGCAGTTCAGACATATTGAATTTAGGTTAAAGCAAACGCCTGTAATTTTATCTGCGAAAGACTATTGTGAAGCGGGCAGATATTCCTTAGAAAAGTTAAAAGTTTCTATGGTTCAAAATATTGTCGAACTTTTTGTCTTTTTATTTTGGATTAGCGTTGGGTTTTGGTTGCTTCAGGGTATTTTTGAAACATTGGGATTTTCAGAGAGGATAAGTTCTTTGGCTTTTGTGTTGGTGTTTTTGAGTGTAGGGTTTATCATTTCTTTGCCAACGAGTTTTTATACGACGATGGTTTTGGATAAAAAATTCGGCTTCAGTAAAAATACTTTGGGATTGTTTTTTAAAGACGCTTTAAAAAGCTTTGCAATGTTGATATTCATTGGAGGAACATTGGTATTTTTATTGCTTGAAGTGATAAAAAGATTCTCTTATTGGTGGCTTGAGGGCTTTTTTTTACTTTTTATTTTTACGATTTTGGTAAATGTTTTGTACCCGATGTTGATTGCTCCGATTTTCAATAAATTTACACCGCTTAATGACAATCTTTTGCGAGAAAAAATAGAGGCAATGATGCAAAAAGTTGGTTTTAAAAGTAGTGGGATTTTCGTGATGGATGCTAGTAAGCGAGATGGGAGATTGAATGCCTATTTTGGGGGCTTAGGGAAGTCTAAGCGAGTTGTATTATTTGATACTTTGCTTGAAAAGGTTTCTCAGGAGGGGTTGCTTTCGATTTTAGGTCACGAATTGGGGCATTTTAAGCACAAGGATATTTTTAAAAATATTTTCATCATCGGGATTCTTTTATTTATCGTTTTTTTTATTGCAGGAAATTTGCCTGAAACATTTTTTGAGTCAATGGGAGTTTCTGCAAATCCTGCTGTAACGATTACATTTTTAATTCTCATCGTTCCTGTGATTTCATTTTTAATGATGCCAATTATAGGTTATTTCAGTCGAAAAGCCGAATATAGAGCCGATGAATTTGGAGCAAAGCTTACAAGTAAATATTGTTTGGCTGAGGCCTTGATTCGCATCGTAAATGAAAATAAGGCATTCCCTTGTTCTCATCCTGCCTATATATTTTTCTATTATACCCATCCGCCGCTATTAAAGAGACTAGAAGCTTTGGATTATCATATGGAGAAATGAGTTGAATATTCTTAAAGCTCTTGAGTATGCTAAAAAAGAGCTTTTGCATTCTAAATTTGATAGCAACATTCGAGTTGGTTTAGAGGCTGAGTTGCTTTTGAGCTTTGTATTGGATTCGACAAGAGAATGGTTGCACGCTTGGAGTGATCGCGAGATAAAAAAAAATGAATTTGATAAATTTATGGAATG is a window of Helicobacter sp. 12S02232-10 DNA encoding:
- the recJ gene encoding single-stranded-DNA-specific exonuclease RecJ, whose protein sequence is MENILAQRFKDDAFTSLKQLPHPYEFKDAQIAATIISEGIKNNRKILVVGDYDVDGITSCVIMMRFFDIIGYQNISYIIPNRFSDGYGISKTIVEKNPADIVITVDNGISAFETGEYCKKNKISFIITDHHTLKDILPEADAIINPQQTDCNFPQKEVCGATLSWYLCNAIKIKMGLEISLVSLLDLVCIATIADMMPLVKINKLLVKTGLKKFIESDAIPNQILKNGLKTKNITAQDIAYSIAPLINSAGRMGDGNLAAKFFLEKDKEIAQKLYQDLNRLNQERKMTAQNILELAKNTSLVGKNCVIAYGKDWHEGVLGIVAANLSQNYNRPAIVLNQKDDKLKGSARSYGNINLIEALNAHSRFFTQFGGHAKAIGLQLEQKNLEPFFEALKDFEMPETEEKEPNENLGILNPDDIDNELLKILEQFEPYGQGNPQPGFICNNLRIASSKVLKSLHQQLEFNISYRKQKAMSFFCETFYKENEQVNISFHLQRDSFSGAPLMILKTITKCLL
- the pyrG gene encoding CTP synthase (glutamine hydrolyzing), which translates into the protein MKQTKYIFVTGGVLSSLGKGISSSSIATLLKHSGHQVSILKIDPYINVDPGTMSPLEHGEVFVTFDGAETDLDIGHYERFLNKDFSKQNNFTTGQIYLSVIENERHGKYLGKTIQIVPHIVDEIKNRIKIAGSGSDFLVVELGGTVGDMEGMPYLEAMRQMKHELGNDLVISIHVTLIPLIKAAGELKTKPTQHSVQELRRIGISPQIILARCEKPLSKELKKKLALSCDVDDDSVIVAEDAESIYKCPINFLKEDILTPIARRFKLGELKPKMDEWDILVKKIISPKDSITIGFVGKYLTLKESYKSLTEALTHAGANTDTRVNIKWIDSENLSLETLFTLDDVDGILIPGGFGERGVKGKIEAIKYAREKKIPFLGICLGMQLSIVEFARNVLGIKDADSTEFQPDTKNPFIYLIEDFIDQQGKEQIRTHQSPMGGTMRLGEYECKIKQGTKLSKAYSERPIIKERHRHRYEANPKYRKDLEKNGMIISGESSNGLIEAVEISNHPFFVGVQFHPEFTSRLQNPNPIILEFVKKSLEFQNK
- a CDS encoding M48 family metallopeptidase, producing the protein MLYLSGLIFIIFYTLPSLVLAYLQFRHIEFRLKQTPVILSAKDYCEAGRYSLEKLKVSMVQNIVELFVFLFWISVGFWLLQGIFETLGFSERISSLAFVLVFLSVGFIISLPTSFYTTMVLDKKFGFSKNTLGLFFKDALKSFAMLIFIGGTLVFLLLEVIKRFSYWWLEGFFLLFIFTILVNVLYPMLIAPIFNKFTPLNDNLLREKIEAMMQKVGFKSSGIFVMDASKRDGRLNAYFGGLGKSKRVVLFDTLLEKVSQEGLLSILGHELGHFKHKDIFKNIFIIGILLFIVFFIAGNLPETFFESMGVSANPAVTITFLILIVPVISFLMMPIIGYFSRKAEYRADEFGAKLTSKYCLAEALIRIVNENKAFPCSHPAYIFFYYTHPPLLKRLEALDYHMEK